A window from Pseudomonas frederiksbergensis encodes these proteins:
- a CDS encoding peroxiredoxin, producing the protein MSVLVGKQAPDFTVPAVLGNGEIVDSFTLSSAIKGKYGLVFFYPLDFTFVCPSELIALDNRMSDFKARNVEVIAVSIDSHFTHNAWRNTPVNNGGIGQVRYTMAADIKQEIMKAYDVQSADGVAFRGAFLIDDKGVVRSQIINDLPLGRNIEELVRLVDALQFHEEHGEVCPANWKKGDKGMTASTEGVAAYLTEHAAAL; encoded by the coding sequence ATGAGCGTACTCGTAGGCAAACAAGCCCCTGACTTCACCGTACCGGCTGTACTCGGCAATGGCGAAATCGTAGACAGCTTCACCCTGTCGTCGGCCATCAAAGGCAAATACGGCCTGGTGTTCTTCTACCCACTGGACTTTACCTTCGTTTGCCCGTCCGAGCTGATCGCTCTGGACAACCGCATGTCTGACTTCAAGGCACGCAACGTTGAAGTGATCGCCGTTTCGATCGACTCGCACTTCACCCACAACGCCTGGCGCAACACCCCGGTCAACAATGGTGGTATCGGCCAGGTCCGTTACACCATGGCTGCCGATATCAAGCAGGAAATCATGAAGGCTTACGACGTTCAGTCCGCTGACGGCGTAGCTTTCCGTGGTGCGTTCCTGATCGACGACAAAGGCGTTGTCCGCTCGCAGATCATCAACGACCTGCCGCTGGGCCGTAACATCGAAGAGCTGGTTCGTCTGGTCGACGCACTGCAATTCCACGAAGAGCACGGTGAAGTTTGCCCTGCCAACTGGAAAAAAGGCGACAAAGGCATGACCGCTTCCACCGAAGGTGTTGCGGCTTACCTGACCGAGCACGCTGCTGCGCTGTAA
- the rnt gene encoding ribonuclease T has product MSEDHFDDEQDGQGGGGGSRHPMAERFRGYLPVVVDVETGGFNSATDALLEIAATTIAMDEKGFVYPDHTYFFRVEPFEGANIEAAALEFTGIKLDHPLRMAVSEETALTDIFRGIRKALKANGCKRAILVGHNSSFDLGFLNAAVARLDMKRNPFHPFSSFDTATLAGLAYGQTVLAKACQAADIDFDGREAHSARYDTEKTAELFCGIVNRWKQMGGWEDFND; this is encoded by the coding sequence GTGAGTGAAGACCATTTCGACGACGAACAGGACGGTCAAGGCGGCGGAGGTGGTTCGCGCCACCCGATGGCTGAGCGCTTCCGTGGATACCTGCCCGTTGTTGTCGACGTTGAAACCGGTGGTTTCAACTCTGCCACTGACGCCTTGCTGGAAATTGCCGCAACCACTATCGCCATGGATGAAAAAGGGTTTGTGTATCCCGATCACACCTATTTCTTCCGCGTCGAGCCTTTTGAAGGCGCGAACATTGAAGCGGCCGCGCTGGAATTCACCGGGATCAAACTCGATCACCCGCTGCGTATGGCGGTGAGCGAAGAAACGGCCCTGACCGATATTTTCCGCGGCATCCGCAAGGCCCTGAAAGCCAACGGCTGCAAACGGGCGATTCTGGTCGGGCACAACAGCAGCTTCGACCTGGGTTTCCTCAACGCCGCTGTCGCGCGTCTGGACATGAAACGTAATCCGTTTCACCCGTTCTCAAGCTTCGATACCGCGACCCTGGCCGGTCTGGCTTATGGCCAAACCGTGCTGGCCAAGGCCTGTCAGGCCGCCGATATCGACTTCGACGGTCGTGAAGCCCACTCGGCTCGCTACGACACCGAGAAGACCGCCGAGCTGTTCTGCGGCATCGTCAATCGCTGGAAACAAATGGGCGGCTGGGAAGACTTCAACGACTGA
- the pyrC gene encoding dihydroorotase — MSDRLTLLRPDDWHIHLRDGAVLPNTVADVARTFGRAIIMPNLVPPVRNTAEADGYRQRILAARPAGSRFEPLMVLYLTDRTQPEEIREAKASGFIHAAKLYPAGATTNSDSGVTSIDKIFPALEAMAEVGMPLLVHGEVTRGDVDVFDREKIFIDEHMRRVVERFPSLKVVFEHITTADAVQFVNEASANVGATITAHHLLYNRNHMLVGGIRPHFYCLPILKRNTHQEALLDAATSGSDKFFLGTDSAPHAQHAKEAACGCAGCYTAYAAIEMYAEAFEQRNALDKLEAFASLNGPRFYGLPVNTDRITLVREEWTAPTSLPFGELTVIPLRAGEKLRWRLLEEHA, encoded by the coding sequence ATGTCCGACCGCCTGACCCTGCTGCGTCCCGACGACTGGCATATTCATCTTCGCGATGGTGCTGTGTTGCCCAATACAGTCGCGGATGTCGCGCGCACCTTTGGTCGCGCCATCATCATGCCCAACCTGGTACCTCCGGTGCGTAACACCGCTGAAGCCGACGGCTATCGCCAGCGGATTCTCGCTGCACGCCCGGCTGGCAGCCGCTTCGAACCGTTGATGGTGCTGTACCTGACCGACCGCACCCAGCCCGAAGAAATTCGCGAGGCCAAGGCCAGCGGCTTCATTCACGCCGCCAAGCTGTACCCGGCCGGCGCGACCACCAACTCGGACTCTGGTGTCACCAGCATCGACAAGATTTTCCCTGCACTCGAGGCCATGGCCGAAGTCGGGATGCCCTTGCTGGTTCACGGTGAAGTCACCCGTGGCGATGTCGACGTGTTCGATCGCGAAAAAATCTTCATCGATGAGCACATGCGTCGTGTGGTCGAGCGCTTCCCTAGCCTCAAAGTGGTGTTCGAACACATCACCACCGCCGACGCCGTGCAGTTCGTCAACGAGGCTTCGGCCAATGTAGGCGCGACCATCACCGCGCATCACCTGCTGTACAACCGCAACCACATGCTGGTGGGCGGGATTCGGCCGCACTTCTATTGCCTGCCGATCCTCAAGCGCAACACCCATCAGGAAGCCCTGCTCGACGCCGCCACCAGCGGCAGCGACAAGTTCTTCCTCGGCACCGACTCGGCGCCCCATGCCCAGCACGCCAAAGAAGCCGCTTGCGGCTGCGCCGGTTGCTACACCGCTTATGCAGCGATCGAGATGTATGCCGAAGCCTTCGAACAGCGCAACGCGCTGGACAAGCTCGAAGCCTTCGCCAGCCTGAACGGACCGCGTTTCTACGGCCTGCCGGTGAACACCGATCGCATCACCCTGGTCCGCGAAGAGTGGACCGCCCCAACCAGCCTGCCATTTGGCGAGCTGACCGTAATCCCGCTGCGCGCCGGTGAAAAACTGCGCTGGCGCCTGCTGGAGGAACACGCGTGA
- a CDS encoding flagellar protein MotY, with product MRQRYLALLSVFASLPAMALTFQTRLESIEWTVEGDKFECRLTQPITDFGSGEFVRRAGEQATFRLKAYNAMIGGGSATLLAAAAPWQPGRGDINLGSVRIGSGNVLFNSSQVQAGRLISGLLDGRSPVVRHHSGDGRVSEVRLLPVKFSQAFNDYQGCVAKLLPKNFEQVKQSQIGFPGEGMDLDAQAKAQLQVMLEFMKADPTVNHIELDGHSDNSGNRLTNRDLSRRRALAVMEFFKANGIQESQITVRFHGERYPLAPNTNSANRAKNRRVNVHLARVAPTEKPAPQATASASAASTS from the coding sequence GTGCGCCAGCGTTATTTAGCCTTGCTCAGTGTGTTTGCCAGCCTTCCTGCGATGGCGCTCACTTTCCAGACCCGTCTGGAGAGCATTGAGTGGACGGTCGAAGGAGACAAGTTCGAATGTCGTCTGACTCAGCCGATCACTGATTTTGGTTCGGGTGAGTTCGTGCGCCGTGCGGGTGAGCAAGCGACGTTCCGTCTGAAGGCCTATAACGCGATGATCGGCGGTGGTTCGGCCACCCTGCTGGCGGCGGCTGCCCCTTGGCAGCCGGGGCGCGGCGACATCAACCTCGGTTCTGTGCGAATTGGCAGCGGCAATGTGTTGTTCAACAGCTCGCAAGTTCAGGCCGGCCGCTTGATCAGTGGCCTGTTGGATGGCCGAAGTCCGGTCGTTCGACATCACTCGGGCGATGGTCGAGTGTCAGAAGTGCGTCTGTTGCCCGTCAAGTTCAGCCAGGCATTTAATGATTATCAGGGCTGCGTGGCGAAGCTGCTGCCGAAGAATTTCGAGCAGGTTAAACAGTCGCAGATTGGCTTCCCCGGCGAAGGCATGGATCTGGACGCGCAGGCCAAGGCGCAATTACAAGTGATGCTGGAGTTCATGAAGGCTGATCCGACGGTCAACCACATCGAGCTCGATGGCCACTCCGATAACAGCGGCAACCGCCTGACCAATCGGGATTTGTCGCGACGTCGGGCCCTGGCAGTCATGGAATTCTTCAAGGCCAACGGCATTCAGGAGTCGCAGATCACCGTGCGTTTTCATGGTGAGCGTTATCCATTGGCGCCCAATACCAACTCCGCTAACAGGGCGAAGAACCGTCGGGTCAACGTGCACCTCGCGCGGGTTGCGCCCACCGAGAAACCGGCCCCTCAGGCCACGGCATCGGCGAGTGCCGCCTCGACCTCCTGA
- a CDS encoding argininosuccinate synthase, translating to MADVNKVVLAYSGGLDTSVILKWLQDTYNCEVVTFTADLGQGEEVEPARAKAQAMGVKEIYIDDLREEFVRDFVFPMFRANTVYEGEYLLGTSIARPLIAKRLIEIANETGADAISHGATGKGNDQVRFELGAYALKPGVKVIAPWREWDLLSREKLMDYAEKHNIPIERHGKKKSPYSMDANLLHISYEGGVLEDTWTEHEEDMWKWTVSPEKAPDKAQYLELTYRNGDIVALDGVEMTPATVLATLNRIGGEHGIGRLDIVENRYVGMKSRGCYETPGGTIMLRAHRAIESITLDREVAHLKDELMPKYASLIYTGYWWSPERLMLQQMIDASQAHVNGVVRLKLYKGNVIVTGRKSDESLFDANIATFEEDGGAYNQADAAGFIKLNALRMRIAANKGRKLF from the coding sequence ATGGCGGACGTAAACAAGGTCGTTCTGGCGTATTCCGGCGGCCTGGACACTTCGGTGATCCTCAAGTGGCTGCAGGATACTTATAACTGTGAAGTCGTGACCTTCACCGCTGACCTGGGTCAGGGCGAAGAAGTCGAACCTGCACGCGCCAAGGCACAGGCCATGGGCGTGAAAGAGATCTACATCGACGACTTGCGCGAAGAATTCGTGCGCGATTTCGTTTTCCCGATGTTCCGCGCCAACACCGTTTACGAAGGCGAGTACCTGCTGGGTACTTCCATCGCTCGTCCGTTGATCGCCAAGCGCTTGATCGAAATCGCCAACGAAACCGGCGCGGATGCCATTTCCCACGGTGCCACCGGCAAGGGCAACGACCAGGTTCGTTTCGAACTGGGCGCCTACGCCTTGAAACCAGGTGTGAAAGTGATTGCTCCGTGGCGCGAATGGGACCTGCTCTCCCGTGAAAAGCTGATGGATTATGCTGAAAAGCACAACATCCCGATCGAGCGTCACGGCAAGAAAAAATCCCCGTACTCGATGGATGCCAACCTGCTGCACATCTCCTATGAAGGCGGCGTGCTGGAAGACACCTGGACCGAGCACGAAGAAGACATGTGGAAATGGACCGTCTCCCCGGAGAAGGCTCCAGATAAAGCGCAATACCTGGAACTGACCTACCGCAACGGCGACATCGTGGCACTGGACGGCGTCGAAATGACCCCGGCTACTGTGCTGGCGACCCTGAACCGTATCGGTGGCGAACACGGTATCGGCCGTCTCGACATCGTCGAGAACCGTTACGTGGGCATGAAGTCCCGCGGCTGCTACGAAACCCCAGGCGGCACCATTATGCTGCGCGCCCACCGAGCGATCGAATCGATCACCCTGGACCGCGAAGTGGCTCACCTCAAAGACGAGCTGATGCCTAAATACGCCAGCCTGATCTACACCGGTTACTGGTGGAGCCCTGAGCGTCTAATGCTGCAACAGATGATCGATGCGTCCCAGGCTCACGTGAACGGCGTTGTGCGCCTGAAGCTGTACAAGGGCAACGTGATCGTCACTGGTCGCAAGTCCGACGAATCGTTGTTCGATGCCAATATTGCGACCTTCGAAGAAGATGGCGGCGCCTACAACCAGGCCGACGCGGCGGGCTTCATCAAGCTCAACGCGTTGCGCATGCGTATTGCGGCGAACAAAGGCCGGAAGCTTTTCTGA
- a CDS encoding response regulator transcription factor: MNKVLIVDDHPVIRLAVRMLMERHGYEVIAETDNGVDALQLAREHMPDIVILDIGIPKLDGLEVIARLTSTAMPMKVLILTSQAPGHFSMRCMQSGAAGYVCKQQDLTELLSAIKAVLSGYSYFPNQALHTVRSSLGNASEADMVDRLSGREMMVLQQLARGKTNKEIADGMFLSNKTVSTYKTRLLLKLNARSLVDLIELAQRNGLV, from the coding sequence ATGAATAAAGTGCTGATCGTGGATGATCACCCTGTCATTCGTCTTGCGGTGCGTATGCTAATGGAACGTCATGGCTACGAAGTCATTGCAGAGACAGACAATGGCGTGGATGCGTTGCAACTTGCCCGTGAGCATATGCCGGATATTGTCATCCTGGATATTGGAATACCGAAACTTGATGGATTGGAAGTCATCGCGCGTCTGACCTCGACAGCAATGCCCATGAAGGTACTGATATTAACTTCCCAGGCGCCAGGGCATTTTTCAATGCGCTGCATGCAATCCGGTGCCGCCGGGTATGTTTGCAAACAACAAGATCTCACTGAGTTGCTCAGTGCAATAAAGGCAGTATTGTCGGGCTACAGTTACTTTCCGAATCAAGCCTTGCATACTGTGCGTTCAAGTTTGGGGAACGCCAGTGAAGCCGATATGGTCGATCGACTGTCGGGACGGGAAATGATGGTTTTGCAGCAATTGGCTCGAGGCAAGACCAACAAGGAAATCGCCGACGGAATGTTCCTCAGCAACAAGACCGTCAGCACTTACAAGACTCGTCTGTTGTTGAAGCTCAATGCCCGCTCCCTGGTCGACCTGATCGAATTGGCTCAACGCAATGGTCTGGTGTGA
- a CDS encoding PA3496 family putative envelope integrity protein — MSTGKEQLDVEDDFTPVEADDAEPVVEVAKTNLSKRRTIDNLLEERRLQKQLADYDFDL; from the coding sequence ATGAGCACTGGCAAAGAGCAATTGGACGTAGAAGACGACTTCACCCCTGTTGAGGCTGATGATGCTGAACCGGTGGTTGAAGTGGCGAAGACCAACCTGAGCAAACGCCGTACCATCGATAACCTGCTGGAGGAGCGCCGACTGCAAAAGCAATTGGCCGATTACGATTTTGACCTATGA
- the nth gene encoding endonuclease III — MNAAKRLEIFRRFHEDNPEPKTELAYSSPFELLISVILSAQSTDVGVNKATAKLYPVANTPAAIYALGVEGLSEYIKTIGLFNSKAKNVIETCRLLIERHGGEVPQTREELEALPGVGRKTANVVLNTAFRQLTMAVDTHIFRVSNRTGIAPGKNVVEVEQKLMKFVPKEYLLDSHHWLILHGRYVCLARKPRCGSCRIEDLCEYKHKTSDD, encoded by the coding sequence ATGAATGCCGCAAAACGCCTGGAAATTTTTCGCCGATTTCACGAAGACAACCCGGAGCCGAAGACCGAACTGGCCTACTCCTCGCCGTTCGAATTGCTGATATCCGTGATCCTCTCGGCACAGTCGACCGATGTCGGCGTCAATAAGGCCACCGCCAAGCTCTACCCGGTAGCCAATACACCGGCTGCAATTTATGCCTTGGGGGTCGAGGGACTGTCGGAATACATCAAGACCATCGGCCTGTTCAACAGCAAAGCGAAAAACGTGATCGAGACCTGTCGCTTACTGATCGAACGTCATGGGGGCGAAGTGCCGCAAACCCGTGAAGAGCTGGAAGCGTTACCCGGCGTCGGCCGCAAGACTGCCAACGTGGTGCTCAATACCGCATTCCGCCAGCTGACCATGGCCGTGGACACGCATATTTTCCGGGTCAGCAACCGTACCGGCATTGCGCCAGGGAAAAATGTGGTCGAGGTTGAACAAAAACTGATGAAGTTCGTGCCGAAGGAATACCTGCTGGATTCCCATCACTGGCTGATCCTTCACGGACGCTACGTTTGCCTTGCCCGCAAGCCTCGCTGCGGCAGTTGCCGGATTGAAGATTTGTGCGAATACAAGCACAAGACGTCGGACGATTGA
- a CDS encoding Rnf-Nqr domain containing protein → MNKSSTLHNSLMLAPLIGATDSLVSALGLWLMFIVAISAFGVSMGALRPRLVPETRLLASILLAAALTSCIELAAQVWSLQWHQHVGFYAGLIALQCVVLEHTGFHQSTWRDRLRLSGLFGALMVGLGLLRELIGSGTLGSHLPWLAGTAQTDWQGWVLTADGGLRLVTLAPGGFILLGLLIAARQAWTRSTPSH, encoded by the coding sequence ATGAATAAGTCCTCGACGCTGCACAATTCACTGATGCTTGCGCCGCTGATCGGTGCCACGGATTCATTGGTGTCCGCCCTGGGCTTGTGGTTGATGTTCATCGTGGCGATCAGTGCCTTTGGAGTGAGCATGGGCGCCTTGCGACCCCGACTTGTCCCAGAGACACGTCTGCTTGCCAGCATCCTGCTGGCCGCCGCACTGACCAGCTGCATCGAACTCGCCGCGCAAGTCTGGTCGCTGCAATGGCACCAGCATGTTGGGTTCTATGCAGGGTTGATTGCCTTGCAATGCGTTGTGCTGGAACACACCGGTTTTCACCAGAGTACCTGGCGTGATCGCCTGCGCCTGAGTGGCCTGTTCGGCGCGTTGATGGTGGGCCTTGGCTTGCTGCGCGAACTCATCGGCAGCGGGACACTCGGCAGCCATCTGCCATGGCTGGCAGGCACCGCACAAACGGACTGGCAAGGCTGGGTGCTCACTGCCGACGGCGGCTTGCGCCTGGTCACCCTGGCCCCTGGCGGATTCATACTGCTGGGACTGCTGATCGCCGCACGTCAGGCCTGGACCCGCTCGACGCCTTCACACTGA